In Achromobacter spanius, the following proteins share a genomic window:
- a CDS encoding phosphopantetheine-binding protein, protein MNQLELELKTLVIESLGLEDITPDDIASDAQLFGDGLGLDSVDALELGLALQKRYSIAIDPETRNMREHFTSINSLAAFVTAQRRA, encoded by the coding sequence ATGAACCAACTGGAACTTGAGCTCAAGACGCTCGTCATCGAATCGCTGGGGCTGGAAGACATCACCCCCGACGACATCGCGTCCGACGCGCAACTCTTTGGCGACGGGCTGGGGCTGGATTCGGTCGACGCACTGGAGCTGGGCCTGGCGCTGCAAAAGCGCTACAGCATCGCCATCGACCCTGAAACGCGCAACATGCGCGAGCATTTCACCAGCATCAACAGCCTGGCGGCCTTTGTCACCGCGCAGCGGCGCGCCTGA
- a CDS encoding NAD(P)/FAD-dependent oxidoreductase: protein MEHREVVVIGAGPAGAVAAALLKRQGHDVLMLERQQFPRFSIGESLLAHCLEFVEEAGMMPAVNAAGFQVKNGAAFARGNDYTYFDFRDKFTAGPGTTFQVQRAQFDKVLADDAARQGVDVRYLQEVTAADFSGEQPVLDVRGADGDSYQIQSRFVLDASGYGRVLARLLDLERPSSMPPRKAIFTHIEDRIDDPGFDREKILISVHPEQPGIWYWLIPFSNGRCSFGVVGGQDLFGGPDQDLMSTLRAMADAAPNLKRVLANAVWDTPANTIGGYSASVTRLHGPGYALLGNAAEFLDPVFSSGVTIALRSSKLATDALHRQLRGEQVDWQADFADPLMLGVETFRAYVQGWYSGEFQDVVFHKNPQPDIRRMISSILAGYAWDTANPFVASPQRRLRMLSELCRGVTQAEPV from the coding sequence ATGGAACATCGTGAAGTCGTCGTGATTGGAGCGGGCCCCGCCGGCGCGGTCGCGGCCGCGCTGCTCAAGCGGCAAGGCCACGATGTGCTGATGCTGGAACGTCAACAGTTCCCGCGCTTTTCCATCGGCGAAAGCCTGCTGGCCCACTGCCTGGAATTCGTGGAAGAAGCGGGCATGATGCCCGCCGTGAACGCGGCGGGCTTTCAAGTGAAGAACGGCGCCGCCTTTGCGCGCGGAAACGATTACACCTACTTTGACTTCCGCGACAAATTCACCGCCGGCCCCGGCACCACCTTCCAGGTGCAGCGCGCGCAGTTCGACAAGGTGCTGGCCGACGACGCCGCCCGCCAGGGCGTGGACGTGCGCTACCTGCAGGAAGTGACCGCCGCTGACTTCAGCGGCGAGCAGCCCGTGCTGGACGTGCGCGGCGCTGACGGCGACAGCTATCAGATCCAGAGCCGCTTCGTGCTGGACGCCAGCGGCTACGGCCGCGTGCTGGCGCGCCTGCTGGACCTGGAACGCCCGTCGTCCATGCCACCGCGCAAAGCCATCTTCACGCACATCGAAGACCGCATCGACGACCCCGGCTTTGACCGCGAGAAGATCCTGATCAGCGTGCATCCCGAACAGCCCGGCATCTGGTACTGGCTGATTCCGTTTTCCAACGGGCGCTGCTCGTTCGGCGTGGTGGGCGGACAGGATCTGTTCGGCGGCCCCGACCAAGACTTGATGAGCACCCTGCGCGCCATGGCGGATGCCGCCCCGAACCTCAAGCGCGTGCTGGCCAACGCGGTCTGGGACACGCCCGCCAACACCATCGGCGGCTATTCCGCCAGCGTCACGCGGCTGCACGGACCCGGCTATGCGCTGCTGGGCAACGCCGCCGAATTCCTGGACCCGGTGTTTTCATCGGGCGTCACCATCGCCCTGCGTTCGTCCAAGCTGGCCACCGACGCCTTGCACCGCCAGTTGCGCGGTGAACAGGTGGATTGGCAGGCAGACTTTGCCGACCCCTTGATGCTGGGCGTGGAAACCTTCCGCGCCTATGTGCAGGGCTGGTACAGCGGCGAATTCCAGGACGTGGTGTTCCACAAGAACCCGCAGCCGGACATCCGCCGCATGATCAGTTCCATCTTGGCGGGCTACGCCTGGGACACGGCCAACCCCTTTGTGGCCAGCCCGCAGCGCCGCCTGCGCATGCTGAGCGAGCTGTGCCGTGGCGTCACGCAAGCAGAACCGGTCTGA
- a CDS encoding MMPL family transporter, which produces MRLPIERWLPRLFKLGLLLVLCVGAWQCRHGWPVSANLMELVPRAQADASRQLAEARIQEPLSRQLLALVAAPPGADPVAPARALAERLRGSGLFASVQLELNVDVPALRAQLLAGRLAMLPMADREQLSSAPTAYAQRRARELSDPFSSSGLVSVDQDWLGLTRRAEQALRPGGAVQYDMGSGTLQAEHGDRRWVLVRAETRADAFDTDAPQDLSARIDAARQALRADGAELLVAGGPLYAAAGRAQAMAESTWIGSIALAGIVLVLLLALRRVRALLAFVPVAVGLLTGAVACVAVFGSIHVLTLVIGASLIGVAVDFPMHWLGKSYGMPDWRAWPALRRVLPGLSISLAASLVGYIALAFTPFPALTQTAVFSAAGLLGAYACTVCQLPAWMNGWQPRPWPPLLQAAEAALRLRERLAGRRVLLVVGALALSAATVGGISRLVIQDDLRQWLSLPAPLLQQARQIGEITGFTPTSQFFLVRGANADELLRRQAQVANKLDALVKRGDLAGYNALSQLVSPAEDQRALGQRLAALAQQPQVWKPLTDLGIPFDAVQHELQALAALPTLSIDAALQGPLAERWRAQWLGEHNGEAAGMVTLRGLRNTAALDGITQGLPGVELVDRSGDLNRMFASTRIEAAELKLLSYVVAAVLLLLTLGRAATWRILAVPVAATACALAALGYLGQPLTLFSLFGLLLVSAIGVDYAIFMYERVAGAAASLVGILLGAVTTLLSFGLLAVSQTPAIANFGMAVALGVGFSLLWSPWVRPPPAA; this is translated from the coding sequence GTGCGTTTGCCGATTGAGCGCTGGCTGCCCCGCCTCTTCAAGCTGGGCTTGTTGCTGGTGCTGTGCGTGGGAGCATGGCAGTGCCGCCATGGCTGGCCGGTGTCGGCCAACCTGATGGAACTGGTGCCGCGCGCCCAAGCCGACGCCTCGCGGCAATTGGCCGAAGCCCGCATCCAGGAACCGCTGTCGCGGCAGTTGCTGGCGCTGGTGGCCGCACCGCCTGGCGCCGACCCGGTTGCCCCCGCGCGCGCCTTGGCCGAGCGCCTGCGGGGAAGCGGCCTGTTCGCGTCGGTACAGCTTGAATTGAATGTGGACGTGCCCGCGTTGCGCGCGCAACTGCTGGCTGGCCGGCTTGCCATGCTGCCCATGGCCGACCGCGAACAACTAAGCTCCGCCCCCACCGCCTACGCCCAGCGGCGCGCGCGTGAATTGTCCGACCCGTTTTCATCGTCGGGGCTGGTGTCCGTGGACCAGGACTGGCTGGGCCTGACGCGGCGCGCCGAACAGGCGCTGCGCCCCGGCGGCGCGGTGCAATACGACATGGGCAGCGGCACGCTGCAAGCCGAACACGGCGACAGGCGCTGGGTGCTGGTGCGGGCGGAAACCCGTGCGGACGCTTTCGACACCGACGCGCCGCAAGACCTGTCGGCGCGCATCGATGCAGCCCGGCAAGCGCTGCGCGCCGACGGCGCTGAATTGTTGGTGGCAGGCGGCCCGCTGTACGCCGCCGCCGGGCGGGCGCAGGCCATGGCGGAAAGCACGTGGATTGGGTCCATCGCCTTGGCGGGCATCGTGCTGGTGCTGCTGTTAGCCCTGCGCCGCGTGCGCGCCTTGCTGGCGTTCGTGCCCGTGGCGGTGGGCTTGCTGACCGGGGCGGTGGCCTGCGTTGCCGTGTTCGGTTCGATCCATGTGCTGACGCTGGTGATCGGCGCCAGCCTGATCGGCGTGGCGGTGGACTTTCCCATGCACTGGCTAGGCAAAAGCTATGGCATGCCCGACTGGCGGGCGTGGCCCGCGTTGCGCCGCGTATTGCCGGGGCTGAGCATCAGCCTGGCGGCAAGTCTGGTCGGCTATATCGCGCTGGCCTTCACCCCGTTTCCCGCCTTGACGCAGACCGCCGTGTTTTCGGCGGCTGGCCTGTTGGGCGCTTACGCCTGCACAGTGTGTCAGTTGCCGGCCTGGATGAACGGCTGGCAACCCCGCCCGTGGCCGCCCCTGCTGCAAGCCGCCGAGGCCGCCCTGCGCCTGCGCGAACGCCTGGCGGGCCGGCGCGTGCTGTTGGTGGTCGGCGCGCTGGCGCTCAGCGCCGCCACCGTGGGCGGCATCAGCCGGCTTGTCATCCAGGACGACCTGCGCCAATGGTTGAGCCTGCCCGCGCCGCTGTTGCAGCAGGCGCGCCAGATTGGCGAGATCACCGGCTTCACGCCCACCAGCCAGTTCTTTCTGGTGCGCGGCGCCAACGCTGATGAACTGCTGCGCAGGCAGGCCCAAGTGGCCAACAAGCTGGACGCGCTGGTCAAGCGCGGCGATCTTGCCGGCTACAACGCGCTGAGCCAGCTGGTGTCGCCCGCTGAAGACCAGCGGGCGCTGGGCCAGCGCCTGGCAGCCCTGGCGCAACAGCCGCAGGTGTGGAAGCCATTGACCGACCTCGGCATTCCCTTCGACGCCGTGCAACACGAACTGCAAGCCCTGGCGGCGCTGCCCACGCTTAGCATCGACGCCGCGCTGCAAGGGCCGCTGGCCGAACGCTGGCGCGCGCAGTGGCTGGGTGAGCACAACGGCGAGGCGGCCGGCATGGTCACCTTGCGGGGCCTGCGCAACACCGCCGCGCTGGACGGCATCACGCAAGGGCTGCCCGGTGTTGAACTGGTGGACCGCAGCGGTGACCTGAACCGGATGTTCGCATCCACCCGCATCGAAGCCGCCGAACTCAAGCTGCTGTCCTACGTCGTGGCGGCGGTGCTGCTGCTGCTGACCCTGGGCCGCGCCGCCACCTGGCGCATCCTGGCAGTACCCGTGGCCGCCACTGCCTGCGCCCTGGCGGCCCTGGGTTACCTGGGCCAGCCGCTGACCTTGTTCAGCCTGTTCGGCCTGCTGCTGGTGTCCGCCATCGGCGTGGACTACGCCATCTTCATGTATGAACGCGTGGCGGGCGCGGCAGCCAGCCTGGTCGGCATCTTGCTGGGCGCCGTCACCACGCTGCTGTCGTTCGGGCTGCTGGCCGTGAGCCAGACGCCCGCCATTGCCAACTTCGGCATGGCGGTGGCGCTGGGTGTCGGCTTTTCCTTGCTGTGGTCACCCTGGGTGCGTCCGCCCCCGGCGGCCTGA
- a CDS encoding beta-ketoacyl-ACP synthase, translated as MNRSPVTSWLSAPGIVCALGAGVDAVAQAAFSGDTRGMRRQTGWVNGRSLTLGAYDGALPSLSDSLPAHLHSRNNRLLLACADQIASPVQRAIARHGPARIAVVLGTSTSGVNDNAPDFRALAAEGAFPPGYDYRRQALSSPASFLAAHLGVTGPAYTLSTACTSSARALLSARRLLALGLCDAVVCGGADTLCRLTINGFATLEAIDDGLCQPFSANRRGINIGEAGVLFVMERDACDADAVALLGGGASSDAWHMSAPEPSGAGARQAMLAALNAADLTPADIGWVNLHGTGTVHNDAMESQAMHAVFPEGVPCASTKALTGHTLGAAGAMEAALSWMTLSARTADGRLMPHVWDGQPDPALPPLDFSSSVHRYAQGRPRIAMSNSFAFGGNNASLILGARS; from the coding sequence ATGAATAGAAGCCCCGTGACCAGTTGGTTAAGCGCCCCCGGCATCGTCTGCGCGCTGGGCGCGGGCGTGGATGCCGTCGCACAGGCTGCCTTCAGCGGCGACACGCGCGGCATGCGCAGGCAGACCGGCTGGGTCAACGGCCGCAGCCTGACGCTGGGCGCTTATGACGGCGCATTGCCGTCGCTTTCCGATTCTCTGCCCGCACACCTGCACAGCCGCAACAACCGCCTGCTGCTTGCCTGCGCGGACCAGATCGCGTCGCCAGTGCAACGCGCCATCGCCCGCCATGGCCCGGCCCGCATTGCCGTGGTGCTGGGCACCAGCACGTCGGGCGTGAACGACAACGCGCCGGACTTCCGGGCGCTTGCCGCCGAAGGCGCCTTTCCCCCTGGCTACGATTACCGCCGTCAGGCGCTATCGTCGCCCGCGTCGTTCCTGGCCGCGCACCTGGGCGTGACCGGCCCGGCCTACACGCTGTCCACCGCGTGCACGTCCAGCGCCCGCGCGCTGCTGTCGGCACGCCGCTTGTTGGCCCTGGGCCTTTGCGACGCGGTGGTGTGTGGCGGCGCCGATACGCTCTGCCGCCTGACGATCAATGGCTTCGCCACGCTGGAAGCCATCGACGACGGGCTCTGCCAGCCATTCTCGGCCAACCGCCGTGGCATCAACATCGGCGAAGCCGGTGTCCTGTTCGTGATGGAACGCGACGCCTGCGATGCCGATGCCGTGGCCCTGCTGGGCGGCGGCGCCAGTTCGGACGCCTGGCACATGTCGGCGCCCGAGCCCTCCGGCGCGGGCGCGCGGCAGGCCATGCTTGCCGCCCTGAACGCCGCCGACCTCACGCCCGCCGACATCGGCTGGGTTAATTTGCATGGCACCGGCACCGTGCACAACGACGCAATGGAAAGCCAGGCCATGCATGCCGTCTTCCCCGAAGGCGTGCCCTGCGCGTCCACCAAGGCCTTGACCGGCCACACGCTGGGCGCCGCCGGCGCCATGGAAGCGGCGCTGTCGTGGATGACGCTGTCCGCGCGCACGGCCGACGGCCGGCTCATGCCCCACGTCTGGGACGGCCAGCCCGACCCGGCGCTGCCCCCGCTGGATTTCAGCAGCAGCGTGCACCGCTATGCCCAAGGCCGGCCGCGCATCGCCATGAGCAACTCGTTCGCGTTCGGCGGCAACAACGCCAGCCTGATCCTGGGAGCCCGCTCATGA
- a CDS encoding AMP-binding protein, whose amino-acid sequence MRWTPLEHLLLPSDDTDSTCIADEPPLARAAFAQASLRVAGALQARAPQRVALWFDDAAALAIALFACWRAGIIAVLPGDAQPATCAALDADVTGWLTDADLPLPPARQWRLADLQDHPPLAPARLDLSLSLVLCTSGSSGTPKHLHKPWRQLSAEVQALQQQWPDLDAPVLGSVSAQHMYGLPFRVLWPLCAGRQIDRRQRLYPEELQQASLRYPTFTWIASPALLRRLGQRLDWAQLRGRLLRIHSSGGALPPEVSDDIERELGLRPTEIYGSSETGAVAWRCGSADWQPLPGAAISVNADGALRVQSPWVNTADEQTADGAQLTPNGFQLLGRLDRILKIEEKRISLPMLEQCLMRHAYVSDARVGRATGATRLTGLVALSATGLHALRNQGRKTVVDALRAHLGAGFESLAIPRAWRFFRHLPSNAQGKLPQALFDAAAGPRPVAPITQEVPGQPANERRYTLDIPHDLAFFSGHFPSVPVVPGVAQISWAVSIAQRDLCPGLRFAGMEALKFQRLLRPGDQAQLALRWDDARQKLYFTCTVDDAPCSSGRILQQDGHAAA is encoded by the coding sequence ATGCGCTGGACACCGCTGGAACACCTGCTGCTGCCGTCGGACGATACCGACAGCACGTGCATTGCCGACGAGCCGCCGCTTGCGCGCGCTGCCTTCGCGCAAGCCAGCCTGCGCGTGGCCGGAGCCTTGCAGGCGCGCGCGCCGCAACGCGTCGCGCTGTGGTTCGACGACGCCGCGGCGCTGGCGATCGCTCTCTTCGCCTGCTGGCGCGCGGGCATCATCGCCGTGCTTCCCGGCGATGCCCAACCCGCCACCTGCGCCGCGCTGGACGCGGACGTCACCGGATGGCTCACCGACGCCGACCTGCCCCTGCCGCCCGCCCGGCAATGGCGGCTGGCGGATCTGCAAGACCATCCCCCGCTGGCGCCCGCCCGCCTGGACCTGTCCTTGAGCCTGGTGCTGTGTACCTCGGGCTCCAGCGGCACGCCCAAGCATCTGCACAAACCATGGCGGCAGTTGTCGGCTGAGGTCCAGGCCTTGCAGCAGCAATGGCCCGACCTGGATGCGCCCGTGCTGGGCAGCGTCTCGGCCCAGCACATGTATGGCCTGCCGTTCCGAGTGCTGTGGCCGCTGTGCGCGGGCCGGCAGATCGACCGCCGCCAACGGCTCTATCCCGAAGAGCTGCAACAGGCCAGCCTGCGCTACCCGACCTTCACCTGGATCGCCAGCCCCGCCTTGCTGCGCCGCCTGGGCCAACGGCTGGATTGGGCTCAACTGCGCGGCCGGCTGTTACGCATCCACTCGTCGGGCGGCGCGCTGCCGCCCGAGGTTTCCGACGACATTGAACGCGAACTGGGCCTGCGCCCCACCGAAATCTACGGCAGCTCTGAAACCGGCGCGGTGGCCTGGCGCTGCGGGTCGGCCGATTGGCAGCCCTTGCCGGGCGCGGCCATCAGCGTGAACGCAGACGGCGCCTTGCGCGTGCAGTCGCCGTGGGTAAATACCGCCGACGAACAGACCGCGGACGGCGCGCAGCTTACCCCCAACGGCTTCCAGCTACTGGGCCGCCTGGACCGCATCCTCAAGATCGAAGAAAAGCGGATCTCGTTGCCCATGCTGGAACAGTGCTTGATGCGCCATGCCTATGTCAGCGACGCGCGCGTGGGCCGCGCCACCGGCGCCACGCGCCTGACGGGGCTGGTGGCGCTGTCGGCCACGGGCCTGCACGCGCTGCGCAACCAAGGACGCAAAACCGTCGTTGACGCGCTGCGCGCGCACCTGGGCGCCGGATTCGAATCCCTGGCCATTCCGCGCGCGTGGCGTTTTTTCAGGCACCTGCCCAGCAATGCACAAGGCAAGCTGCCGCAGGCTTTGTTCGACGCGGCGGCCGGCCCGCGCCCGGTGGCCCCCATCACCCAGGAAGTGCCCGGCCAGCCCGCCAACGAACGCCGCTACACGCTGGACATTCCCCACGACCTGGCATTCTTCAGCGGCCATTTTCCGTCCGTGCCCGTGGTGCCTGGCGTGGCCCAGATCAGTTGGGCCGTGTCGATCGCCCAGCGCGATCTTTGCCCCGGCTTGCGCTTTGCCGGCATGGAAGCCTTGAAGTTCCAGCGCCTGTTGCGCCCCGGTGACCAGGCCCAGCTTGCCTTGCGCTGGGACGACGCCCGGCAGAAGCTGTATTTCACCTGCACGGTGGACGATGCCCCCTGCTCGTCCGGCCGCATTCTGCAACAGGACGGCCATGCCGCTGCATAA
- a CDS encoding outer membrane lipoprotein carrier protein LolA, translated as MNGLNMNALNMKARHMKALGMNVFRSLLWVTRLQTARAAAHHVALLLLLAALPAHAHAFGLDELQAQLRATPIVRGHFVQQKFLRSLPQPLTSRGDFTLAAGKGLLWLLRTPIAQDLRINANGISRRDDSGAWQALPQQTGSSRENRLFLAVLAGDTKGLQENFDLTLTGQAGAWQLLLTPRSALLRQIFDNIQINGGKLVDRIELRETQGDRSVLQMTDAAPADALTPEEQRAFAD; from the coding sequence ATGAATGGGCTGAACATGAACGCGCTGAATATGAAGGCACGCCACATGAAGGCGCTGGGCATGAACGTGTTCCGTTCCCTGCTTTGGGTCACTCGCCTCCAGACCGCGCGCGCCGCCGCGCATCATGTGGCCTTGCTGTTGTTGCTGGCCGCCCTGCCCGCGCACGCCCACGCCTTTGGCCTGGACGAGCTGCAAGCCCAGTTGCGCGCCACGCCCATCGTGCGCGGCCACTTCGTGCAGCAAAAATTCCTGCGCTCGCTGCCGCAGCCGCTGACCAGCCGGGGCGACTTCACGCTGGCCGCCGGCAAGGGGCTGTTGTGGCTGCTGCGCACGCCTATCGCGCAAGATCTGCGCATCAACGCCAACGGGATTTCGCGGCGCGACGACTCCGGCGCCTGGCAAGCCCTGCCGCAGCAAACCGGCTCCAGCCGCGAGAACCGCCTGTTCCTGGCGGTGCTGGCGGGCGACACGAAAGGCCTGCAAGAAAACTTCGACCTGACGCTGACGGGCCAGGCCGGCGCATGGCAGTTGCTGTTGACGCCCCGCTCCGCCTTGCTGCGCCAGATTTTCGACAACATCCAGATCAATGGCGGCAAGCTTGTCGACCGCATCGAGCTGCGTGAAACCCAGGGCGACCGCAGCGTCCTGCAAATGACGGACGCGGCGCCCGCCGACGCACTGACTCCCGAGGAGCAACGTGCGTTTGCCGATTGA
- a CDS encoding acyl-CoA thioesterase, translating into MRKRGLIGAEIDIRVPFFDVDSLNVVWHGHYVKYLEQARCELLDRLGHNYDAMRASGYAWPVIDLHLRYAQPAQFGQRLTVRAELVEWENRLKINYLILDAATGQRLTRGTSEQVAVSIDTREMQLTSPAVFVDAVRRKLQSLESAT; encoded by the coding sequence ATGCGTAAACGAGGCCTTATCGGCGCGGAAATCGACATCCGCGTGCCGTTCTTCGACGTCGATTCGCTCAACGTCGTGTGGCACGGCCACTACGTGAAGTACCTGGAACAGGCGCGCTGCGAACTGCTGGACCGACTGGGCCACAACTACGACGCCATGCGCGCCAGCGGCTACGCCTGGCCGGTGATCGACCTGCATCTGCGCTACGCCCAGCCGGCCCAATTCGGCCAGCGCCTGACGGTGCGCGCCGAACTGGTGGAATGGGAAAACCGCTTGAAGATCAACTACCTGATCCTGGACGCGGCCACCGGCCAGCGGCTGACGCGCGGCACCTCGGAGCAAGTCGCGGTGAGCATCGACACCCGCGAAATGCAATTGACCTCGCCCGCCGTCTTCGTGGACGCCGTGCGGCGCAAGCTGCAATCCCTGGAGTCCGCGACATGA
- a CDS encoding glycosyltransferase family 2 protein has protein sequence MPLHKLCAVIPVYNHGATVAAVHAQLAAQGLPCVLVDDGSEPGCAAVLDALAKQPRTHLLRRAENGGKGAAVQDGLRAAATFGYTHALQVDADGQHALADAVAFADASRAHPQAVICGAPVYGDDVPRSRLYGRWLTRVWVWINTLSFDIPDAMCGFRVYPLARVLPVLEQASVGRRMDFDIAILVRLHWRGVPMAWLPTRVTYPAGGVSHFKGLRDNLLISRMHARLFFGMLGRAPALLWRRLAQKARP, from the coding sequence ATGCCGCTGCATAAGCTCTGCGCCGTCATCCCCGTCTATAACCACGGCGCCACCGTCGCGGCCGTGCATGCGCAATTGGCGGCACAGGGCCTGCCCTGCGTGCTGGTGGACGACGGCTCCGAACCCGGCTGCGCCGCCGTGCTGGACGCGCTGGCCAAGCAGCCCCGCACACATCTGCTGCGCCGCGCCGAAAACGGCGGCAAGGGCGCGGCGGTGCAGGACGGCCTGCGCGCCGCCGCCACGTTCGGCTACACCCACGCCTTGCAGGTGGACGCCGACGGCCAGCACGCACTGGCAGACGCCGTGGCCTTTGCCGACGCTTCCCGCGCCCACCCGCAAGCCGTGATCTGCGGCGCGCCGGTCTATGGCGACGACGTGCCGCGCAGCCGTCTTTATGGGCGCTGGCTGACCCGCGTCTGGGTATGGATCAACACGCTGTCATTCGACATCCCCGACGCCATGTGCGGCTTTCGCGTCTATCCGCTGGCGCGCGTGCTGCCGGTTCTTGAGCAGGCCAGCGTGGGCCGCCGCATGGATTTCGACATCGCCATCCTGGTGCGCCTGCATTGGCGCGGCGTGCCGATGGCGTGGCTGCCCACCCGCGTCACCTACCCCGCAGGCGGCGTGTCGCACTTCAAGGGCCTGCGCGACAACCTGCTGATCAGCCGCATGCACGCGCGGCTGTTCTTCGGCATGCTGGGCCGCGCGCCCGCCTTGCTTTGGCGCCGCCTGGCGCAAAAGGCGCGCCCTTGA
- a CDS encoding glycosyl transferase, with protein sequence MSAADPHWAHQTERGSPALMRLTAWAARKLGRRVVAPVVWLVVLYFYAFGGRARRAIAQYQQRLSQTAPLRQERQPPSQHPSQPVPLPRTLPVYRQYLAFADAMLDKLDVWQGKITMSHLDITDPDGLHAQMGVGRGQILVGSHLGNIEVCRALAEQSGLLRLNVLVHSKHAVHFNRLLGEAGGGLRMIQVSELDAPVMLDLAQRLERGEWLAIAGDRVPLQGDRTTLVDFLGARAALPQGPWLLAGLLRCPVNVLFCTRHGARYRVAMERLSDGIEWTRATRQERIAHWAQRYADRLAAHCRQAPLQWFNFYPFWKDDA encoded by the coding sequence TTGAGCGCCGCCGATCCCCACTGGGCCCACCAGACTGAACGCGGCAGCCCCGCGCTGATGCGCCTGACGGCCTGGGCCGCCCGCAAGCTGGGCCGCCGCGTCGTGGCGCCGGTGGTGTGGCTGGTTGTGCTGTACTTCTACGCCTTCGGCGGCCGCGCGCGGCGTGCCATCGCGCAGTACCAGCAGCGGCTGTCGCAAACCGCGCCGCTGCGACAAGAACGGCAGCCCCCCTCGCAGCATCCATCGCAACCCGTGCCGCTGCCGCGCACCCTGCCCGTATACCGCCAGTACCTGGCGTTTGCCGACGCCATGCTGGACAAGCTGGACGTCTGGCAAGGCAAGATCACGATGTCGCACCTGGACATCACCGACCCCGACGGCCTGCATGCGCAAATGGGCGTGGGCCGGGGCCAGATCCTGGTGGGCTCGCACCTGGGCAATATCGAAGTCTGCCGCGCGCTGGCCGAACAGTCCGGCCTGCTGCGGCTAAACGTCTTGGTGCACAGCAAGCATGCGGTCCACTTCAACCGCCTGCTGGGCGAAGCGGGCGGCGGGCTGCGCATGATTCAAGTCAGCGAACTGGACGCGCCCGTCATGCTGGACCTGGCGCAGCGGCTGGAGCGTGGCGAATGGCTTGCCATTGCCGGCGACCGCGTGCCGCTGCAAGGCGACCGCACCACCCTGGTTGATTTCCTGGGCGCCCGCGCCGCGCTGCCGCAAGGGCCGTGGCTGCTGGCCGGCCTGCTGCGCTGCCCCGTCAATGTGCTGTTCTGCACGCGCCACGGCGCACGCTATCGCGTCGCCATGGAACGCCTGTCCGACGGCATCGAATGGACGCGCGCGACGCGCCAGGAACGCATCGCCCACTGGGCGCAACGCTACGCCGACCGCCTGGCCGCGCATTGCCGCCAGGCGCCGCTACAGTGGTTCAACTTCTACCCCTTCTGGAAAGACGATGCGTAA
- a CDS encoding acyl carrier protein, with product MHTREDIFNTLRDALVELFEIEPERVTPEANLYTDLEIDSIDAIDLIDHVRRQTGRKLDANDFRTVRTVEDVVQAMWQKQAPDA from the coding sequence ATGCATACCCGCGAGGACATCTTCAATACGCTGCGCGATGCGCTGGTCGAACTGTTCGAGATCGAACCCGAGCGCGTCACGCCAGAGGCCAATCTGTACACCGATCTGGAAATCGACAGCATCGACGCCATCGACCTGATCGACCACGTGCGCCGCCAGACCGGCCGCAAGCTGGACGCGAACGACTTCCGCACGGTGCGAACCGTCGAGGACGTGGTCCAGGCCATGTGGCAAAAGCAGGCTCCCGACGCATGA